In the genome of Pseudomonas sp. LBUM920, one region contains:
- the tagF gene encoding type VI secretion system-associated protein TagF, with protein sequence MTTLGFYGKLASRGDFVSRALPQSFIGPWDSWLAAGLLASQNSLGGDWLNVYLVSPLWRFVLAPGVCGPDAAAGVVMPSIDRVGRYFPLAVVALLDHDTNPASLVGGPDTWFEQAEELLLSTLDAGATFEGFNDGVDKLGIPASEQRAVDSRFAGLQRVAATVPHSRMTALAEQACEGASLWWGRGSQVISPGLLRCQGLPAAGDFAQFLLGQEGVV encoded by the coding sequence ATGACGACGCTGGGTTTCTACGGCAAGTTGGCCAGCCGCGGTGACTTTGTCAGCCGCGCCTTGCCCCAGAGTTTTATCGGCCCTTGGGACAGCTGGCTGGCGGCAGGTTTGCTCGCCAGCCAGAACAGCCTGGGTGGCGACTGGCTCAATGTGTACCTCGTCAGCCCGTTGTGGCGCTTTGTGCTGGCGCCGGGTGTGTGCGGGCCGGACGCTGCGGCGGGTGTGGTCATGCCCAGCATTGACCGTGTCGGCCGGTATTTTCCGTTGGCGGTGGTGGCGTTGCTCGATCACGACACCAACCCCGCATCGCTGGTGGGCGGGCCGGACACCTGGTTTGAGCAGGCCGAAGAGCTGCTGCTCAGCACACTGGATGCCGGCGCGACCTTTGAAGGCTTCAACGATGGCGTCGACAAACTCGGCATCCCGGCCAGTGAGCAACGCGCCGTGGACAGCCGCTTTGCCGGGCTGCAACGCGTTGCCGCCACCGTGCCCCACAGCCGCATGACCGCGCTCGCCGAACAGGCCTGCGAGGGCGCGAGCCTGTGGTGGGGGCGTGGCTCGCAGGTGATTTCCCCAGGTTTATTGCGGTGTCAGGGTTTGCCTGCCGCCGGCGATTTTGCGCAGTTTTTGCTCGGACAAGAAGGTGTGGTGTAG
- a CDS encoding PP2C family serine/threonine-protein phosphatase — MGATFKSASKSHVGMVRQVNEDACLDLPENRLWVVADGMGGHAAGDYVSSLIVDSLRAVPVGRSLDEYSAALRNDLIRINATVREETANRGVTMMGSTVVVLAARGLRGVCLWAGDSRLYRLRDGVLEGISRDHSYVQDLQDSGLLSEADARVHPRANIVTRAIGVEAQLEVAVVDLLIAPGDSYLLCSDGLNKTVEDHEIREVLGHDAPDEIVRSLVHLGLNRGAPDNITAIVVKVSP; from the coding sequence ATGGGGGCGACGTTCAAATCCGCGAGCAAAAGCCATGTGGGCATGGTCCGTCAGGTCAATGAAGACGCCTGCCTGGACTTGCCGGAAAACCGTCTGTGGGTGGTGGCCGACGGGATGGGCGGGCATGCGGCGGGCGACTACGTCAGTAGCCTGATCGTCGACAGCCTGCGCGCTGTGCCGGTGGGGCGTTCCCTCGACGAATATTCGGCGGCCCTGCGCAATGACCTGATCCGCATCAACGCAACCGTGCGCGAAGAAACCGCCAACCGTGGCGTGACCATGATGGGCAGCACCGTGGTGGTCCTGGCCGCACGCGGCTTGCGTGGTGTGTGTTTGTGGGCCGGCGACAGCCGCCTGTACCGCCTGCGCGACGGCGTGTTGGAAGGCATTTCCCGCGACCACAGCTACGTGCAGGACCTGCAAGACAGCGGCTTGCTCAGTGAAGCCGATGCCCGTGTGCACCCTCGCGCCAATATCGTCACCCGCGCGATTGGCGTGGAGGCGCAGTTGGAGGTGGCGGTGGTCGACCTGCTGATCGCTCCCGGTGACAGCTACCTGCTGTGCAGCGACGGCCTGAACAAGACCGTCGAGGATCATGAAATCCGCGAAGTGCTGGGCCACGACGCGCCGGATGAAATCGTGCGCAGCCTGGTGCACCTGGGCCTCAACCGGGGCGCGCCGGACAACATCACCGCCATTGTCGTGAAGGTTTCGCCATGA
- the tssK gene encoding type VI secretion system baseplate subunit TssK: MSWNNRVVWSEGMFIGTQHFQQHDRYLENLIDARSRPLSAGAWGFSELLIDQGLLAQGKLAIVSARGLLPDGTPFNIPQDDLAPSPLNIDDNLRDGLVYLALPLKRAGARDTVDDGEDLGAARYVSQVREVRDDNAPFENRAPVAVGSRALRLLTAQDGISDYAAIGLVRIKEKRADRALVLDDTYIPPVLDVAASKPLTAFRSELLGLLHQRGEALAGRVVASGAGGASEIADFMLLQLVNRAQPLLQHFSQLSPLHPERFFSELVSLAGEFSTFSTSGRRPQEYPQYQHDDLALSFTPVMAALREALSMLIDSKATPIPIVEKAYGIHVAMLADKTLLDSASFILVVRADVPGETLRARFGQQSKVGSVEHIRDMVNLQLPGIGLLPLPVAPRQIPYHAGSTYYELDRGSEHWQQLNNSGGFAFHIAGQFPGLNLAFWAIRG; the protein is encoded by the coding sequence ATGTCCTGGAACAATCGCGTGGTCTGGTCGGAAGGCATGTTCATCGGAACGCAGCACTTCCAGCAGCATGACCGTTACCTGGAAAACTTGATTGACGCCCGCAGCCGCCCGTTGTCCGCCGGTGCCTGGGGTTTCTCCGAATTGCTCATCGACCAGGGCCTGCTGGCCCAGGGCAAGCTGGCGATTGTGTCGGCACGTGGCCTGTTGCCGGATGGCACGCCGTTCAATATTCCCCAGGATGACCTGGCGCCGAGCCCTTTGAATATCGACGACAACCTGCGCGATGGCCTGGTGTACCTGGCCTTGCCGCTCAAGCGTGCAGGCGCGCGTGACACCGTCGATGACGGCGAAGACCTCGGCGCTGCGCGTTACGTCAGCCAGGTGCGCGAAGTGCGAGATGACAACGCCCCGTTCGAAAACCGCGCGCCCGTGGCCGTGGGTTCCCGTGCGTTGCGCCTGCTGACTGCGCAGGATGGCATCAGCGACTACGCCGCCATCGGCCTGGTGCGCATCAAGGAAAAACGCGCCGACCGCGCGCTGGTGCTGGATGACACCTACATCCCGCCCGTGCTGGACGTGGCCGCAAGCAAACCGCTGACGGCCTTTCGCAGCGAATTGCTGGGCCTGCTGCACCAGCGCGGCGAAGCCCTGGCCGGCCGCGTGGTCGCCTCGGGCGCCGGTGGCGCGTCAGAGATTGCGGACTTCATGCTGCTGCAACTGGTCAACCGCGCGCAGCCGCTGCTCCAGCATTTCAGCCAGTTGAGCCCGCTGCACCCGGAGCGTTTTTTCAGCGAACTGGTGAGCCTGGCCGGTGAGTTTTCCACCTTCTCGACGTCGGGCCGTCGCCCCCAGGAATACCCGCAATACCAGCACGACGACCTGGCCCTGAGCTTCACTCCGGTGATGGCAGCGTTGCGTGAGGCGCTGTCGATGCTGATCGACAGCAAAGCCACACCGATCCCGATTGTGGAAAAAGCCTACGGCATCCACGTGGCGATGCTCGCCGACAAAACCCTGCTCGACAGCGCCAGTTTCATCCTCGTGGTGCGCGCCGATGTGCCCGGCGAAACCTTGCGCGCGCGTTTCGGCCAGCAGAGCAAAGTCGGCTCGGTGGAGCACATCCGCGACATGGTCAACCTGCAACTGCCGGGCATCGGCCTGCTGCCGCTGCCGGTGGCGCCACGCCAGATTCCGTACCACGCAGGCAGTACCTATTACGAGCTGGACCGTGGCAGCGAGCACTGGCAACAACTGAATAACTCCGGCGGCTTTGCCTTCCACATCGCCGGGCAATTCCCGGGTTTGAACCTGGCCTTCTGGGCGATCCGAGGATAA
- a CDS encoding DotU family type VI secretion system protein, with product MHPNDDDRTQFMPRPGGRAPEPARAEPAPLSMPAAPILTGKSQGLNPLESAAGPLLALLTRLRNTIAHPAPASLRAQLLAYLRQFEQRAEAAGVARNEVLLARYALCTALDEAVLSTPWGSASDWGKQSLLITVHNEAWGGEKVFQLLDHCLQSPRERLYLLELLYLCMCLGFEGRYRVMNDGRSQLEALRERTAAAIRSARGEHERELSPHWRGVTVARDRLAQFMPPWIAVAIGLALLLALLFGLRMKLASDAEPVFKNIHALGEIPVQAIDRPVAQPKVIERPRLAGFLAEDIKAGRVAVEDKVDRSVVTIRGDELFASASSSIVDDYQPLMLRIADAIRKVKGQVRVTGHSDNRPIATLRFPSNWALSEARAKSVLEILAAKTGQADRFSAEGRSDTEPVATNATAEGRARNRRVEITVLAEGVE from the coding sequence ATGCATCCCAATGATGATGACCGCACCCAGTTCATGCCGCGCCCGGGTGGCCGTGCGCCGGAACCTGCGCGTGCAGAGCCGGCGCCGCTGTCGATGCCGGCCGCGCCGATCCTGACCGGCAAAAGCCAGGGCCTCAACCCGCTGGAAAGCGCCGCCGGCCCACTGTTGGCGCTGTTGACGCGCCTGCGCAACACCATCGCGCACCCGGCACCGGCCAGCCTGCGTGCGCAGTTGCTGGCTTACCTGCGCCAGTTCGAACAGCGCGCCGAAGCCGCTGGCGTGGCGCGCAACGAAGTGCTGCTGGCACGTTACGCGCTGTGCACCGCACTCGATGAAGCGGTATTGAGCACGCCGTGGGGCAGCGCCAGCGACTGGGGCAAGCAGAGCCTGTTGATCACGGTGCACAACGAAGCCTGGGGCGGCGAAAAGGTCTTCCAGTTGCTCGACCACTGCCTGCAAAGCCCGCGCGAGCGCCTGTACCTGCTGGAGCTGTTGTACCTGTGCATGTGCCTGGGTTTCGAGGGCCGTTACCGCGTAATGAACGACGGTCGCAGCCAGCTCGAAGCCTTGCGTGAACGCACCGCCGCCGCCATTCGCAGTGCGCGTGGCGAGCACGAGCGCGAGCTGTCGCCGCACTGGCGCGGCGTGACCGTGGCGCGTGATCGCCTGGCGCAATTCATGCCGCCGTGGATCGCGGTGGCCATCGGCCTGGCGCTGCTGCTGGCGTTGCTGTTCGGCTTGCGCATGAAACTGGCGTCGGATGCCGAGCCGGTGTTCAAGAATATTCATGCGCTGGGCGAGATCCCGGTACAGGCCATCGACCGTCCGGTGGCGCAGCCCAAAGTCATCGAGCGGCCACGCCTGGCCGGTTTCCTGGCGGAAGACATCAAGGCTGGCCGCGTGGCGGTGGAAGACAAGGTCGACCGCTCCGTGGTGACGATCCGGGGCGATGAGTTGTTCGCCTCGGCCAGCTCCAGCATCGTCGATGACTATCAGCCGCTGATGCTGCGCATTGCCGATGCCATCCGCAAGGTCAAGGGGCAGGTGCGCGTCACCGGGCACAGCGATAACCGCCCGATTGCCACGCTGCGCTTCCCGTCCAACTGGGCGCTGTCCGAAGCCCGCGCCAAGTCGGTGCTGGAGATCCTGGCAGCCAAGACCGGCCAGGCGGATCGCTTCAGCGCCGAAGGCAGAAGTGACACCGAGCCTGTGGCGACCAACGCCACCGCAGAAGGCCGTGCCCGCAATCGTCGGGTTGAAATCACCGTATTGGCGGAGGGCGTCGAGTGA
- a CDS encoding serine/threonine-protein kinase: MNIVIPGYDIEGEIGEGAMASVYLATQRSLERKVALKVMAAALAADPSFCERFLREGKTLARLSHPHTVTIHDIGNVGELYYMAMEYLPNGTLKERIAAGLTPEQGVTLIRQIASALGYAHAQGLVHRDVKPANILFRADGTAVLSDFGIAKSLDDRTQFTQAGFAVGTPSYMSPEQARGQEIDGRADLYALGVVLYEILVGELPYTGTDALSTALAHLTEPLPELPVHHGRYQEVLRKLLAKDPAERFPDAAALLRALDQLPADSPEATLVRPLPIPLSFDLAGMTPVSIDIPTDKPQPQPVRQPVVTPTQHSNVSEQRRGPVLALAAVAVAVALAIGGASYWWLSRGDTPAAPPAAVVPKTPAPPEAKTVVADADGGQRPLLMAGKKTLFQRVLSKPGAKLSHDAGGASDEGLPAFSVLYVYQRKDVDGSPWLRVGAATDGRSDGWLPAAQVSDWKQSLVLKFTERSGRAPVMFLRQSSEVEKLLADPAAAKGVLAKAQKNSEDNQQVLALEPTASAVPQDQFYLLPIFDSKESFDENGQPVQLLNVASIDPGSSAAAKPAARAINTNADAFRTAVVLVVDTTVSMQPYIDQVRDVVHELQTRIAERGELDSVSFGLVGFRNSIKKTPGLEYVAKTLISLDQGRDPERFLDMARQVKASTVSSHSFNEDAFAGVMQAVDGMDWSGYGGRIILLVTDAGALRKNDPFAATQMNEAEVRQAALGKQIKIYALHLRTDAGKKTHAGAETQYRVLTADANPQIGDLYTPVPGGDVRKLGERVDEIGSVFANLVHQVRSNTPQPVPLLSAAPTLADKSAAVGYAMHMDFLGRKTASQAPQLVSAWTADRDLTNPALPAFQVCVMLTKLQLNDLQQSLKLIVDAARKTQTSPKDFFQEIASASAYMSRDPQALRKGGNLAEGGILGEYLEGLPYRSKSLNMTQDLWLSLSVAEQEDFIDELDSKIRLYETFHNDVANWVRFGDAEPGDALYRVPLSTLP; encoded by the coding sequence ATGAACATCGTGATTCCGGGTTATGACATCGAAGGCGAGATCGGCGAAGGCGCCATGGCCAGCGTGTACCTGGCGACCCAGCGTTCGCTGGAGCGCAAGGTGGCGTTAAAAGTGATGGCGGCGGCGCTGGCGGCGGACCCGAGTTTTTGCGAGCGTTTCCTGCGCGAGGGCAAGACCCTGGCGCGCCTGTCGCACCCGCACACGGTGACCATCCATGACATCGGCAACGTCGGTGAGCTGTATTACATGGCCATGGAATACCTGCCCAACGGCACGCTCAAAGAGCGCATTGCCGCCGGCCTGACACCGGAGCAGGGCGTGACGTTGATCCGCCAGATCGCCTCGGCGCTGGGCTATGCGCATGCCCAGGGCCTGGTCCACCGTGACGTCAAGCCGGCGAACATTCTGTTCCGCGCTGACGGCACCGCCGTGCTGTCGGACTTCGGCATCGCCAAGTCTCTGGATGACCGTACCCAGTTCACTCAAGCCGGGTTTGCCGTGGGCACGCCGAGCTACATGAGCCCGGAGCAGGCGCGGGGCCAGGAGATTGATGGCCGCGCTGACCTCTACGCACTCGGCGTGGTGCTCTATGAAATCCTCGTCGGCGAGTTGCCTTACACCGGCACCGATGCACTGTCCACGGCGCTGGCGCACCTGACCGAACCGCTGCCGGAACTGCCGGTGCACCACGGCCGTTATCAGGAGGTGCTGCGCAAGCTGTTGGCCAAGGACCCGGCGGAGCGTTTCCCCGACGCGGCGGCGTTGCTGCGCGCGCTGGACCAACTGCCGGCGGACTCGCCGGAAGCCACGCTGGTGCGGCCGCTGCCGATTCCGCTGAGCTTCGACCTGGCGGGCATGACGCCGGTGTCTATCGACATTCCGACCGACAAACCCCAGCCGCAGCCAGTGCGCCAACCGGTGGTGACGCCGACCCAACACAGCAATGTGTCCGAGCAGCGTCGCGGGCCGGTATTGGCCTTGGCTGCAGTCGCCGTGGCTGTCGCCCTTGCCATCGGTGGCGCGAGCTACTGGTGGTTGAGCCGCGGCGATACACCCGCGGCGCCGCCCGCTGCGGTGGTGCCGAAAACGCCCGCGCCTCCTGAAGCAAAAACGGTTGTGGCCGATGCGGACGGCGGTCAGCGTCCCTTGCTGATGGCGGGCAAGAAGACCCTGTTCCAGCGTGTGCTGAGCAAGCCGGGCGCCAAGCTGTCCCACGATGCCGGCGGCGCCTCCGACGAGGGGCTGCCGGCGTTTTCCGTGCTCTACGTTTACCAGCGCAAAGACGTCGATGGCAGCCCGTGGCTGCGTGTCGGTGCCGCCACCGATGGGCGCAGCGACGGCTGGTTGCCGGCCGCCCAGGTCAGCGACTGGAAACAAAGCCTGGTGCTCAAATTCACCGAGCGCTCTGGCCGGGCGCCAGTGATGTTCCTGCGCCAATCCAGCGAAGTGGAAAAACTGCTGGCCGATCCTGCGGCCGCCAAAGGCGTTCTGGCCAAGGCGCAGAAGAACAGCGAAGACAATCAACAGGTGTTGGCGCTGGAGCCGACGGCCAGTGCGGTGCCGCAGGACCAGTTCTACCTGCTGCCGATTTTCGACTCCAAAGAGAGCTTCGACGAAAACGGCCAGCCGGTGCAGTTGCTCAATGTGGCCTCTATCGACCCCGGCAGCAGCGCGGCTGCCAAGCCGGCCGCCCGAGCGATCAACACCAACGCCGACGCCTTCCGCACCGCCGTGGTGCTGGTGGTGGACACCACGGTGTCGATGCAGCCTTACATCGACCAGGTCCGCGACGTGGTGCACGAGCTGCAAACCCGCATCGCCGAGCGTGGTGAGCTGGACAGCGTCAGCTTCGGCCTGGTGGGTTTTCGCAACAGCATCAAGAAAACCCCTGGGCTTGAGTACGTCGCCAAGACGCTGATCAGCCTCGACCAGGGCCGCGACCCAGAGCGCTTCCTCGACATGGCGCGGCAGGTCAAAGCCTCTACCGTGTCCAGCCACTCGTTCAACGAAGACGCGTTTGCCGGGGTGATGCAGGCCGTGGATGGCATGGACTGGTCCGGCTACGGTGGGCGCATCATCCTGCTGGTCACCGACGCCGGCGCACTGCGCAAGAACGACCCGTTTGCCGCCACCCAGATGAACGAAGCCGAGGTGCGCCAGGCCGCGCTGGGCAAGCAAATCAAGATCTACGCCCTGCACCTGCGCACCGACGCCGGCAAGAAAACCCATGCCGGTGCCGAAACCCAGTACCGCGTGCTCACCGCTGACGCCAACCCGCAGATCGGCGACCTCTACACGCCGGTGCCAGGGGGGGATGTGCGCAAGCTGGGTGAGCGTGTCGATGAGATCGGCAGTGTGTTCGCCAACCTCGTGCACCAGGTGCGCAGCAACACGCCGCAGCCGGTGCCGCTGCTGAGTGCCGCGCCGACCTTGGCCGACAAGTCCGCGGCCGTCGGCTACGCCATGCACATGGATTTCCTCGGCCGCAAAACCGCGAGCCAGGCGCCGCAACTGGTCAGCGCCTGGACCGCCGACCGCGACCTGACCAACCCGGCGCTGCCGGCGTTCCAGGTGTGCGTGATGCTGACCAAATTGCAGCTCAACGACCTGCAGCAGTCGCTGAAACTGATCGTCGATGCGGCGCGCAAGACCCAGACCTCGCCCAAGGATTTTTTCCAGGAAATCGCCAGCGCCTCGGCCTACATGAGCCGCGACCCGCAGGCCCTGCGCAAGGGCGGCAACCTGGCCGAAGGCGGCATCCTCGGCGAATACCTGGAAGGCCTGCCGTACCGCAGCAAGTCGCTGAACATGACCCAGGACTTGTGGTTGTCGTTGAGCGTGGCCGAGCAGGAAGACTTTATCGACGAGCTGGATTCGAAAATCCGCCTCTACGAAACCTTTCACAATGATGTGGCCAACTGGGTCCGTTTCGGCGATGCCGAGCCGGGCGATGCGTTGTACCGCGTGCCCTTGTCGACGCTGCCGTGA
- the tssM gene encoding type VI secretion system membrane subunit TssM, protein MKAFFSFMIRWVIPVLGLIALSLIIWFVGPLLDVLVPEGRRWALIILVFAVWIAYRVFRIIQARRQAAEVMRSLAAETPVDPNSVATAEELTTLRQRMDEALALLKKAKLGGDERRNLYELPWYVIIGPPGSGKTTALVNSGLHFPLAAQLGAGAVRGVGGTRNCDWWFTDQAVLLDTAGRYTTQDSNSTVDKAAWLGFLDLLKKQRSRRPIDGAFIAISLSDLLLGTDAERAAHAAAIRLRIQELYTQLGVRFPIYLMLTKLDLVPGFMEFFDNLSKEERAQVWGMTFTLDDGKHSDSPLATLQSEFAGLEQRLNERLVERLQQERDPARRDLIYGFPQQFGALKDCLQSFLEGVFKPNAFEERVLLRGVYFTSGTQEGSPIDRLIGAMAQSMNLDRQHLARQSGTGRSYFIEKLFTAVAFAERGLVGVNPKVERRRKWIARGVLAATVALVVVVSGLWWVSYRANQAYIAQVDQKVAPLGQAVQNLSPAQREVLAVLPLLNAVKSLAGDSPSWSEGLGLYQGDMLEAESASVYRKLLIAVFAPRLVTRIEEQLHGGGNSDFLYEGLKAYLMLADAEHYDPDFIKAWIALDWDRNLPRDLPADQRQALTGHLQALFERHPPNARLDPRLIDDLRRQLQQLPVAQRVYDRVKRQKLPDGIPDFRINEAAGRDAALVFSRKSGKPLGEPLSGFFTAKGYRQAFLLSSLNQTGTLAEEQWVLGREQADQQNVVSLAADVRRLYFQDYQRQWDALLADIDFVPITSVAQAADVLRVISGPTSPLKKLLVAVSKETDLQAEERQLAAKGVPVEGGVDKLKERLGSLLGQEQPTANAPAAADDPVTAHFAELNSIVSKNEGEPAAIDGLLADMNALYVQVSAMVGASGDALLGEAKNQAAAAATRVSLNAERQPPLVQGMVKSVVNSTTNSMMGGVRNQLNAAWVSEVVNVYRQSLAGRYPMSPGSARDATLDDFGQFFGVGGVMDNYFRKYLQPYVDTSAQTWRWQPGAAQKLGIAPGVLQTFQRAAAIRDAFFRAGGTQPIVRFELKPVSMDPTITQFLLDLDGQQLSYDHGPSRPVAMQWPNPGSIGVVRISIMPPSASGRSGVTLDGPWAWFRLLEQSDLTAGNSPDRFNLRLRVDGASIAYELRANSAFNPFKSRVLSGFSLPERL, encoded by the coding sequence GTGAAGGCGTTTTTCAGTTTCATGATTCGCTGGGTGATTCCCGTGCTGGGCCTGATCGCCCTGAGCCTGATCATCTGGTTTGTGGGGCCGCTGCTCGATGTGCTGGTGCCGGAAGGGCGGCGCTGGGCGCTGATCATTCTGGTGTTTGCGGTGTGGATCGCGTATCGCGTGTTCCGCATTATCCAGGCCCGCCGCCAGGCCGCCGAAGTGATGCGCAGCCTGGCCGCGGAAACCCCGGTCGACCCCAACAGTGTCGCCACCGCCGAAGAACTCACTACGCTGCGCCAGCGCATGGACGAGGCCCTGGCGCTGCTGAAAAAGGCCAAGCTCGGTGGCGATGAACGCCGCAACCTCTACGAGCTGCCGTGGTACGTGATCATCGGCCCACCGGGGTCGGGCAAGACCACGGCGCTGGTCAATTCCGGTCTGCATTTTCCACTGGCTGCGCAATTGGGCGCGGGTGCGGTGCGGGGCGTCGGTGGCACGCGCAACTGCGATTGGTGGTTTACCGACCAAGCCGTTTTGCTCGACACCGCGGGCCGCTACACCACCCAGGACAGCAACTCGACGGTGGACAAGGCGGCGTGGCTGGGCTTTCTCGACCTGCTGAAAAAGCAGCGCTCGCGCCGCCCGATTGATGGTGCGTTTATCGCCATCAGCCTCTCGGATTTGCTGCTTGGCACAGACGCCGAACGGGCCGCCCATGCGGCGGCGATTCGCTTGCGTATTCAGGAGCTGTACACCCAGTTGGGCGTGCGTTTCCCGATTTACCTGATGCTGACCAAGCTCGACCTGGTGCCGGGCTTCATGGAGTTCTTTGACAACCTGAGCAAGGAAGAACGCGCTCAGGTGTGGGGCATGACCTTTACGCTCGATGACGGCAAGCACAGCGACAGCCCATTGGCGACGCTGCAAAGCGAGTTCGCCGGCCTTGAGCAGCGCCTCAACGAACGGTTGGTGGAGCGCCTGCAACAGGAGCGCGACCCGGCGCGGCGCGACTTGATCTACGGCTTCCCGCAGCAGTTCGGCGCGTTGAAAGATTGCCTGCAAAGCTTTCTCGAAGGCGTGTTCAAACCCAATGCCTTTGAAGAGCGCGTACTGCTGCGCGGCGTGTACTTCACCAGCGGCACCCAGGAAGGCAGCCCGATTGATCGCCTGATCGGTGCCATGGCCCAAAGCATGAACCTGGACCGCCAGCACCTGGCGCGCCAGAGCGGCACCGGGCGCAGTTACTTCATCGAAAAACTCTTCACCGCCGTGGCCTTCGCCGAGCGCGGCCTGGTGGGCGTGAACCCCAAGGTCGAGCGTCGGCGCAAGTGGATCGCACGCGGCGTGCTGGCAGCCACCGTCGCTTTGGTGGTGGTGGTCAGTGGTTTGTGGTGGGTGAGTTATCGCGCCAACCAGGCGTATATCGCCCAGGTGGATCAGAAGGTCGCGCCGTTGGGCCAGGCCGTACAGAACCTCAGCCCGGCGCAACGCGAAGTGCTCGCCGTGCTGCCGTTGCTCAATGCGGTGAAGAGCCTCGCGGGTGATTCGCCAAGCTGGTCCGAAGGGCTGGGCCTGTACCAGGGCGACATGCTTGAAGCCGAATCCGCCAGCGTTTACCGCAAGCTGTTGATCGCCGTGTTTGCGCCTCGCCTGGTGACGCGCATCGAAGAGCAACTGCACGGTGGCGGCAATTCCGATTTCCTGTACGAAGGCCTCAAGGCCTACCTGATGCTCGCCGACGCCGAGCACTACGACCCGGACTTCATCAAGGCCTGGATCGCTCTCGATTGGGACCGCAACCTGCCGCGCGACCTGCCGGCCGATCAGCGTCAGGCGCTGACCGGGCACTTGCAGGCGTTGTTCGAGCGCCACCCGCCAAACGCGCGCCTGGACCCACGGCTGATCGACGACCTGCGTCGTCAGCTGCAACAACTGCCGGTGGCCCAGCGCGTCTATGACCGGGTCAAGCGCCAGAAGCTGCCCGACGGCATCCCGGACTTTCGCATCAACGAAGCCGCTGGCCGCGATGCTGCGCTGGTGTTCAGCCGCAAAAGTGGCAAGCCGCTGGGTGAGCCGCTGAGTGGGTTCTTCACCGCCAAGGGGTATCGCCAGGCGTTCTTGCTGAGCAGCCTGAACCAGACCGGCACCCTCGCCGAAGAGCAATGGGTGCTGGGCCGTGAACAGGCCGACCAGCAGAACGTGGTCAGCCTCGCTGCGGACGTGCGCCGCTTGTACTTCCAGGACTACCAGCGCCAATGGGACGCCTTGCTCGCCGACATCGACTTTGTGCCGATCACCAGCGTGGCCCAGGCGGCCGATGTACTGCGGGTGATTTCCGGCCCGACCTCGCCGCTGAAAAAACTGCTGGTGGCCGTGTCCAAGGAAACCGATCTGCAAGCCGAAGAGCGCCAATTGGCCGCTAAAGGCGTGCCGGTGGAAGGCGGCGTCGACAAACTCAAGGAGCGCCTCGGCAGCCTGCTCGGCCAGGAACAACCGACCGCCAACGCGCCGGCTGCTGCGGATGACCCGGTCACCGCGCACTTCGCCGAACTCAACAGCATCGTCAGCAAGAATGAAGGCGAACCGGCTGCCATCGATGGCCTGCTCGCAGACATGAACGCGCTGTACGTGCAGGTCAGTGCCATGGTCGGCGCCAGTGGCGACGCCTTGCTTGGCGAGGCCAAGAACCAGGCGGCGGCTGCGGCCACGCGGGTCAGCCTGAATGCCGAACGCCAGCCGCCGCTGGTACAGGGCATGGTCAAGTCGGTGGTCAATTCCACCACCAACAGCATGATGGGCGGCGTGCGTAACCAACTGAACGCGGCGTGGGTCAGCGAAGTGGTCAACGTCTACCGCCAGTCGCTGGCCGGGCGTTATCCGATGTCGCCGGGCAGCGCTCGCGACGCCACGCTGGATGACTTCGGTCAGTTCTTCGGGGTGGGCGGGGTGATGGACAACTATTTCCGCAAGTACCTGCAGCCTTACGTGGACACCTCCGCGCAGACCTGGCGCTGGCAACCGGGCGCCGCGCAGAAGCTCGGGATTGCGCCAGGCGTGTTGCAGACGTTCCAGCGTGCGGCAGCGATCCGTGATGCGTTTTTCCGCGCCGGTGGTACGCAGCCCATTGTGCGTTTCGAACTCAAACCGGTGTCGATGGACCCGACCATCACCCAGTTCCTGCTTGATCTGGACGGCCAGCAATTGAGCTACGATCACGGCCCAAGCCGCCCGGTCGCCATGCAATGGCCGAACCCCGGCAGCATCGGCGTGGTGCGTATTTCGATCATGCCGCCATCGGCCAGCGGCCGTTCGGGCGTCACCCTGGACGGCCCGTGGGCCTGGTTCCGCTTGCTGGAACAGTCGGACCTCACCGCCGGCAATTCGCCGGACCGTTTCAACCTGCGCCTGCGGGTCGACGGCGCGAGCATCGCCTACGAGTTGCGCGCCAACAGCGCCTTCAACCCGTTCAAGAGCCGCGTACTCAGTGGCTTCAGCCTGCCGGAGCGGTTATGA